TCCAACTATAGTTTAGCTGATGAATGTATATTTCAGGAATGTCCTGGGGCTGGCATTTATCAGGATGCTCTGAAAGAAGTACCCATTGAAAGGATCCTGGAGAAAGCCGGTGAGACTCTTCCAGGGTTTCTGTGAATATCCTTAAATAAGGAAAAGGAAACTTACTTGAGGAGAAAAACCGTTTTGCAGTTAGAAATCATTTGAAAGAAACAGCCTCACAAGACAGTGTCAAGGCACCCCCAGGCGCTGCCTCTGGTGAACATCCACCATTTGTGTTAAAGTGAGAGAGAGGATGGTGCCCCATGCAGAAAACACAAGCTGACTCTGCCAGAATGATACCAAGGAGCTATAGGTTTGGCTTCCTTGTCTCCGCCACTGACCACAATGTTGAGTGGCTTTAACTTTAGGGTATATTTTAATCCTGCACAATTAGAAATGATTAGGGCCTTCTTAGAACTTCTTCCTAGTTACCAAGCTGTGAATAGTAAGTAGAGTCTCCAGCAGAGGACACAGGAGTATTCGGATCATTAGGTGAGACATTGATTCTTGTGGCCTGATTTGTATCAAGCACCTTCTGACTCAGTCACCTCATGGGTCAACTGACAGGTCGTCTGCAATTTCTATAATGCTGAACTCAACTTTCAGACCATTTTCTACCACTGGTTCATTAGACACAGGAGACCAAGAAGCTGCTGCATTctcagaaggatttttttttttacgtctTACATTTTGCCATACATTTATGAAACGATCCTGGAGAAAGCCAGTGAGACTCTTCCAGGGTTTCTGTGAATATCATTAAGTAAAGGAAAAGCAAACTGACTTTAAGAGAAAAACAGTTTTGTAGTTAGAAATCATTTAAAAGAGATAGGGTTCCAAGACAGTGTCAGGGGATTCCCAGGCTCTGTCTCTGGTGAACATCCGCTATTTGTGTTAAAGTGAGAGATGGTATGTAtacccaaaacaaagcaaacctgttgccatcgagttgattccaactcatagccaccctataggacagggtagaactgtcccatagggttttcaaggagtggctggtggattcaaactgccagccttctggttagcagccaagctcttaaccactgtgcaaccagggctccttctagatctcagtttccccatttccattcgtccagtttttcctgtcccttcctgccttctcatccttgcccctgcactggtgtgcctatttagtctcatgtacatgGTTggactatgtgtgttattgtttgttttataggcctgtctactctttggctgaagagtggacctcaggggtgacttcaggaGGAGATATTAACAAACATTCGGAGTATCATCATTTGTCATGACCAGTGAGTCACTGCAAGCAAGGGCACATAATGCTGTAGGGTCTAGAGTGAAAAGACTTGGAAAGAGAATCCCACTTTGGGGATGCAAGTAATATAGGGTTCAGCCTTACTGGGAAAAATGGTTGGGGAAAATACagaggtttttgtcttttttctgtttgaacataAATAATGGTAACAAAATACCCTTAGGTGAATGGGAACTTATGTCAGTTTTCAGACCATTAGATCTTGAGTTATGATTTGACGCATAgttaaaacagacaaaagaaattgTTTGCCAatcatttattattaatttttcacaCAGTGCAATTATTTCAACAAGAATATCTCTAAAGTAGTATCAATAGGCCTTAAAGGATTGTGGGCTGATGCGTCTTGTTGAAGGGCCTCTAGGAACTTGCCCCTCTGGTCATACATTTTCCTGTTTCCCTCCCCCAACACACTGTCTGTGATCTCTTATCGGCCCTAGAAGAAGACAAATGTTTACAGGATCCTGGGCAAATTCCCTCTCACCTGAAATTAACAAAGGTAGTAATATTCTCAAGCCCAtcaaagactggaggaagagaATCGAGCACTACAGATGACAGCAGACACAGTTTTAAAATTTGAGTTCTAGAGTTGAAGAAACACCGTGCTTTTGCTTCATGGTATTTCAAGTACTGATGgagtaaaagattaaaaaaaatttgaattctAAACCTTTAAGCGAAACCTTACTCTTTATCGATATTTCTTCCAGTTACAGGCTGATTTTACAGCAATTTTTCTGGAGTGGTCACTCCCCCCTTTACGATTCAAGGGTGGTTGTAAAAATTCGGTGGCCTCACAGAATTTGTACTAATTATGCCACAACCAATGAGAGGCTAACTGGAAGTCAAGATTAATGTAATTTAGGTGCAAGAAAAAATATCAACCTGAacattaaaaatacaattttgaAATCTGAATTCTCCACAAGATGGatcattcattttaaaaatagactcaattcttttaaatctcaaatcaTATTATTCTTGTTACTTCTGAAAGCATGTTTCTCAAACAAAACTCCTCAAATTAAATGGTCTGTGTTTTTATAAATGCACACCACATTtacaccaaagaggacatcctgCCATAAAGAACTacttaagaaagaaagaataaaaggcaGAAATACAGTACGTGAAATGAGTGTAGTTTAAGACTTTGGAAGGAAAGACACATTCTAACAACAGAGTTTCCCCACACCCAGAAACATCTGAATCATCATTTGGTACCCAgtgtttctcattttcctttgctccaggcttTGGCCGGTGTCAGGATACTGGCCCCAACTCTTAAGGGCGGTATTGTGATCTCTGCTCTTGGATGTACTCATAGAGAGGGCTGGAGCGCACCGGGGGATTGACGAACTGACGCTTGCCCTGGTCTTCCTCCCGGAGTTTCCTCTCCCGCTCCTGACGACGTCTCTGCTCTTCTTCCTGCCTTAGTTCTTGTTCCTGGCGACGCCTCTTATCCCTGGCAAACTGTTCCTCCGCCCGGTACTGCCTGTCACGCTCTTGCCGGTGCCTCTGTTCTTGCTGCTCCTCGCGCCGCAGCTGCTCTTCTTCCTGGCGGAACTTCCTGTCCTGCTCCCGGCGGCGTCGCTTTTCTTCCTCTCGCTCCTGCTGGAGGCTCTCTTCTTCCTCTAGGAACTTACTGCCTTTTTGCCGCCAGCGCCTTTGTTCTTCCTCTTGCTCTGCGCGATTCAGTTGTTCGTCCTGGGAGAAGGCAGCGTCTAGTTCCTGGCGGCGCAGCTGTGCATCCTCTCCTTCCTGGCGGAGCTGTTGTTCCTCACGGAATCTTCTGTCGCGCTCCTGGCGACTCAGCTGCAGCTCTTCTTGTTCCTGGCGCAGCTCGTCTTCCTCGCGGAACCTTCTGTCGCGCTGCTGGCGGCGCACCTGTTCATCCTCTTGTTCTTGGCGCAGCTCTTCTACCTCGCGCAAGTTTCTGTCGCGTTCTTGGCGAAGCTGTTGCTCGCGCTCCTGGCGATGCAGCTGCTCCTTCTCGCGTTCCTGGCGCAGCTGCTCGTCTTCGCGGAACTTTCTGTCGCGCTCTTGGCGAAGCTGTTGCTCCTGGCGGCGGAACTGCTGCTCTTCGCGTTCCTGGCGCAGCTCTTCTTCCTCGCGAAACTTTCTGTCGCGCTCTTGGCGATACTGTTGCTCGCGCTCCCGGCGGCGCAGCTGTTCATCGTCGCGTTCCCGACGCAACTGCTCGTCCTCGCGGAACTTTCTGTCTCGCTGCTGGCGGCGCAGCTCTTCTACCTCGCGGAACCGTCTGTCGCGCTCTTGGCGAAGCTGTTGCTCGCGCTCCTGGCGGCGCAGCTGCTGCTCCTCGCGTTCCTGGAGCAACTGCTCGTCCTCGCGGAACTTTCTGTCGCGCTGCTGGCGGCGCAGCTGCTCATCCTCTCGTTCTTGGCGCAGCTCTTCTACCTCGCGGAACTGTCTGTCGCGCTCTCGGCGAAGCTGTTGCTCGCGCTCCTGGCGGCGCAGCTGTCGCTCCTCTCGTTCCTGGCGCAGCTCTTCTACCTCGCGGAACTGTCTGTCTCGCTCTTGGCGACGTTGTTGCTCTTGCTCCTGGCGGCGCAGCTGCTGCTCCTCGCGTTCCTGACGCAACTGCTCGTCCTCGCGGAACTTTCTGTCGCGCTGCTGGCGGCGCAGTGGCTCATCCTCTCGTTCTTGGCGCAGCTCTTTTACCTCGCGGAACTGTCTGTCGCGCTCTTGGCGACGTTGTTGCTCGCGCTGCTGGCGGCGCAGCTCTTCTACCTCGCGGAACTGTCTGTCGCGTTCTTGGCGAAGCTGTTGTTCGCGCTCCCGGCGGCGCAGCTGCTGCTCCTCTCGTTCCTGGCGCAGCTCTTCTTCCTCGAGGAACTTCCTGTCGCGCTCTTGGGGAAGTTGTTGCTCGCGCTCCTGGCGGCGCAGCTGTCGCTCCTCTCGTTCCTGGCGCAGCTCTTCTACCTCGCGGAACTGTCTGTCTCGCTCTTGGCGACGTTGTTGCTCTTGCTCCTGGCGGCGCAGCTGCTGCTCCTCGCGTTCCTGGAGCAACTGCTCGTCCTCGCGGAACTTTCTGTCGCGCTGCTGGCGGTTCAGCTGCTCATCCTCTCGTTCCTGGCGCAGCTCTTCTACATCGCGGAACTGTCTGTCGCGCTCTCGGCGAAGCTGTTGCTCGCGCTCCTGGCGGCGCAGCTGTCGCTCCTCTCGTTCCTGGCGCAGCTCTTCTACCTCGCGGAACTGTCTGTCTAGCTCTTGGCGACGTTGTTGCTCTTGCTCCTGGCGGCGCAGCTGCTGCTCCTCGCGTTCCTGGAGCAACTGCTCGTCCTCGCGGAACTTTCTGTCGCGCTGCTGGCGGTTCAGCTGCTCATCCTCTCGTTCCTGGCGCAGCTCTTCTACCTCGCGGAACTGTCGGTCGCGCTCTTGGCGAAGCTGCTGCTCCTCGCGTTCCTGACGCAACTGCTCGTCCTCGCGGAACTTTCTGTCGCGCTGCTGGCGGCGCAGTGGCTCATCCTCTCGTTCTTGGCGCAGCTCTTTTACCTCGCGGAACTGTCTGTCGCGCTCTTGGCGACGTTGTTGCTCGCGCTGCTGGCGGCGCAGCTCTTCTACCTCGCGGAACTGTCTGTCGCGTTCTTGGCGAAGCTGTTGTTCGCGCTCCTGGCGGCGCAGCTGCTGCTCCTCTCGTTCCTGGCGCAGCTCTTCTTCCTCGAGGAACTTCCTGTCGCGCTCTTGGGGAAGTTGTTGCTCGCGCTCCTGGCGGCGGAGCTGCTCGTCCTCACGGAACTTTCTGTCGCGCTCTTGGCGACGCAGCTGTTCATCCTCGCGTTCCTGGCTCAGCTGCTCGTCCTCAAGGAACTTTCTGTCGCGCTGCTGGCGGCGCAGCTGCTGGTTCTCGCGTTCCTGACGGAGCTGCTCTTCCTCGGGGAAGTTTCTGTCTTGCTGCTGGCGGCGCAGCTGCTGCTCCTCACGTTCCAGGCGCATCTGTCCTTCCTCGCGGAAATTTCTATCACGCTGCTGGCGGCGCAGCCGTTCTTCCTCCAGTTCCTGGTCCAACTGTTGTTCCTCCTCGCGGAATTGTCTGTCGCGCAGCTGGCGGCGCACCTGTTCTTCCTCCCGTTCCTGGAGCCGCTGCTCTTCCTCGCGGAACTTCCTGTCGCGCTCCTGGCGGCGCAGCTTTTCCTCCTCCTGGAATCTTCTGTCACGGGACTGCTGGAAGCTTTCTTCAGGGAATCTCCTGTCTCCTTCCTGGCGGCGTCTCTTCTCTTCTGTCCCCtctctcagcagctgctcttcctCTCGGAACTTCCCGTCTAGCCTTTTGGCTTTCTCTTGCTCTTCTCCCCGCAGTGGTACTTCAGTTGGGAATTGCCGCTCGCGCTGCAGCCAACGCCTCCTCTCCTGCTCTCGCTCCTGCAGAGAGAGCTCCTCTTCTAGTTCATCCTGCTGGGGCCGCCGATCCTGCTGGAATTGTCTTTCCAGGACCTGGGACTCTTCCAACTGTCGggctttttcttcattctctctgtttttgcgaacttcattttccttttctggttGTCGCTTCAGATCACGGCACTGATCCTCATCTCGGAATTGCTGCTTCCTTTCCTGGCGCTGCGGCTCCTCCTCCTCTCTATACTTTCTGTCCCGCTCCTGAAGCCTTCTTTCCCTCTGCAGCTGCTCCTCCCCTTGTTGTAGTTGTTCCTCCTCCCGATATTGTCTCTCCGGCTCCTGGCGCCTTCTCTTCTCCCGTTGCTCTCTCTGCAGCTGCTCTTCTTCCTGCTGCAGCAGGTCCTCCTCCCCGTACTGTCTGTCACGCGCCTGACGCTGCAGCTGCTCCTGCTTGGCCGACTTGGAATACAGCAGGTGGCGGCGTCTCTGGCTTTCTTCTTCGAGCTGCCATTTCCATTTTTGATCGCGGCCTTGGTCCTCTTGGCGTCGCCTGATTTCCTGATCCTCTTGGAGGTTGCCCTCTTCCTGGAACTGTCCTGCGCGCCTACGGCGCTGGAGCTGCTCCTCCTCCTCGAGGAACTGCAGCTCCTCCCTGTCGCGCCGCTGGTCCTCCTCCTCACCGAGCCGTCCGTCGCGCTCCTGGCCTTCCTTCGCCCTCGCCTGTCTCTCGCGCTGCTCCTTCAGCGAGGACCTGGCCGACAGCCTCTGGCGACgcttctccctctcttcctccagctGCCACTGGAAGTCGCGGCGCTCGCGCTCCTCCCGGAGTTGCCCGGGCCGCGCCTGTCGCCGGGCGTCGTCCTCCAGCTCCCGCCGCAGTTGCTGCTCCGGCTCCTGGCACCGCCTACTCTCCTCCTCCTGCTCCAGGCGGCGCCTCTGTTCCTCCTGCCTGCCGGGCCGGGAGCGGACCTTGCTGTGCCGTGCGTCGGCCTCGCTTTCTGGCTGCCACTGCCACCGCGAGGCGCGGCTCTCGCCCAGTTCCTGCTGCTCCTCCTCGGCCAGCTCCTGCTCGCGGCGCTCTTGCTCGCGCCTCTCCCGCTGCGCGCGTGGCTCGTCGCGCCCGCGTCTCGGCAGCTGCAGCTCCTGCTCCAGCCTCTCCCGCCTTTGCCGTCGCTCTTCTTCCACCTGGCGCTCCCTTTGCAGCTGCTCTTCTTCCACCTGGCGCTCCCTCTGCTCCAGCCTCTCCCGCCTTTGCAGCTGCTCTTCCTCAGGAAACTCCGCGGGCTCCCGACCCTGGCGCCTCTGCAGCAGCCCTTTCTCCTCGCGCCGCTCCAGCCCTTCTCGCCTTTGCAGCCGCTGCCCCTCATCGCGGCGCTGCGGGTCGCGCTGCTCACGTCGCTGCTGCCTCTCCCTCTGCAGCTCTTCCTCCACCAGCTCCCTCTCCTGCCCGTTCTGCTTGCGTTCTTCTTCCACTAGCCTCTGCCGGCGCTCGAATCTCCTTTGGTCTTCTTGCCTGCGGTCATTCAGTGGGTTCCTCTTTCCCTCGTACTTTGCTCCCTTCTCCTCGTCGAGCCCGGTGGCCTGGCTGAGAGCGTAATAACAAGCTTGAGCCATCCTGAAAATTAACAGGAGGTATTCATGGAAATCGATAAGCCCATTATGGTCGCGATCCAGAAGTTCCAGGACGAGATCCACCGTCTCAGGGTCATGTGGTCTCTatgaaaaagatagaaaaaaaaaagttacaatgtACTGTTCACAAGTAAACTACAAGACTTGAACAACTTTCACACAATTAGGTAAATCCCAATGGTATCATGTCTTGTCTTTCGTTTGTAAAGTGTGAACACCTCGTTTTAAAGCTTGCATTTTTCGAAGTTCTTGCGTCTTGTAATTTAGCGCTGATCCAATGATCCAAAGAACACAAGTTCTCTTTACTTGGGTGAATAAGAGTAGACTCATCCTCAGGAGAGAAACACAGTGGAAATTTATGAAGATTTGCAGCTGCCATTTCTATCTGAAATAGCCAGTACCTCTGATTTGATTTCTATCCTATgtttgaaaacagaacaaaacatttaagGTAACACCATTTTACTAGGGAA
This DNA window, taken from Elephas maximus indicus isolate mEleMax1 chromosome 3, mEleMax1 primary haplotype, whole genome shotgun sequence, encodes the following:
- the TCHH gene encoding trichohyalin → MPALLRSICDITEIFNQYASNDCDRAALCKKDLKELLEREFGDVLRRPHDPETVDLVLELLDRDHNGLIDFHEYLLLIFRMAQACYYALSQATGLDEEKGAKYEGKRNPLNDRRQEDQRRFERRQRLVEEERKQNGQERELVEEELQRERQQRREQRDPQRRDEGQRLQRREGLERREEKGLLQRRQGREPAEFPEEEQLQRRERLEQRERQVEEEQLQRERQVEEERRQRRERLEQELQLPRRGRDEPRAQRERREQERREQELAEEEQQELGESRASRWQWQPESEADARHSKVRSRPGRQEEQRRRLEQEEESRRCQEPEQQLRRELEDDARRQARPGQLREERERRDFQWQLEEEREKRRQRLSARSSLKEQRERQARAKEGQERDGRLGEEEDQRRDREELQFLEEEEQLQRRRRAGQFQEEGNLQEDQEIRRRQEDQGRDQKWKWQLEEESQRRRHLLYSKSAKQEQLQRQARDRQYGEEDLLQQEEEQLQREQREKRRRQEPERQYREEEQLQQGEEQLQRERRLQERDRKYREEEEFQEEEKLRRQERDRKFREEEQRLQEREEEQVRRQLRDRQFREEEQQLDQELEEERLRRQQRDRNFREEGQMRLEREEQQLRRQQQDRNFPEEEQLRQERENQQLRRQQRDRKFLEDEQLSQEREDEQLRRQERDRKFREDEQLRRQEREQQLPQERDRKFLEEEELRQEREEQQLRRQEREQQLRQERDRQFREVKELRQEREDEPLRRQQRDRKFREDEQLRQEREEQQLRQERDRQFREVEELRQEREDEQLNRQQRDRKFREDEQLLQEREEQQLRQELRQEREERQLRRQEREQQLRRERDRQFRDVEELRQEREDEQLNRQQRDRKFREDEQLLQEREEQQLRRQEQEQQRRQERDRQFREVEELRQEREERQLRRQEREQQLPQERDRKFLEEEELRQEREEQQLRRREREQQLRQERDRQFREVEELRRQQREQQRRQERDRQFREVKELRQEREDEPLRRQQRDRKFREDEQLRQEREEQQLRRQEQEQQRRQERDRQFREVEELRQEREERQLRRQEREQQLRRERDRQFREVEELRQEREDEQLRRQQRDRKFREDEQLLQEREEQQLRRQEREQQLRQERDRRFREVEELRRQQRDRKFREDEQLRRERDDEQLRRREREQQYRQERDRKFREEEELRQEREEQQFRRQEQQLRQERDRKFREDEQLRQEREKEQLHRQEREQQLRQERDRNLREVEELRQEQEDEQVRRQQRDRRFREEDELRQEQEELQLSRQERDRRFQEEESLQQEREEEKRRRREQDRKFRQEEEQLRREEQQEQRHRQERDRQYRAEEQFARDKRRRQEQELRQEEEQRRRQERERKLREEDQGKRQFVNPPVRSSPLYEYIQEQRSQYRP